A part of Dama dama isolate Ldn47 chromosome Y, ASM3311817v1, whole genome shotgun sequence genomic DNA contains:
- the LOC133053589 gene encoding LOW QUALITY PROTEIN: chromodomain Y-like protein (The sequence of the model RefSeq protein was modified relative to this genomic sequence to represent the inferred CDS: substituted 1 base at 1 genomic stop codon) translates to MASEELYDVERVIDKRQNKKGKTEYVVQWKGYGREDATWEPEQHLVNCEECIHDFNRQHTGKQKEGTLTRAKQTTPNNGQNQISRSTNSSFSKAAPKALVVDKEHEAKSTPLFTTSQNFQKSSTQGQATYKNMDLAWLGNRILVPKSPIKSGTVLDSFQHESPENPDPMKQGLEDTAAPEAAAEKWIGDLLSPGMEPVMMGSRPWIHPLLPRASGPVKATMATRLAMKGNGTSALVDALPVNCTSPLQTSVMGMKAGKKKFMKDRQDQPFNKQLRFSVRQRESAYRYRDIVVWKQDGFTHILLSTKSSENNSLNPEVMKELQRALSMANADDSKLVLLSAVGSVFXCGLDFLYFIRRLPDNRKRESARMAEAIRNFVNTFIQFKKPIVVAVNGLAIGLGASILPLCDVVWAKEKAWFQTPYTTFGQSPDSCSTVMFPKIMGGASANEMLFRGRKLTAQEACSKGLVSQVFWPGTFTQEVMVRIKELASCNRVMLEESKALVRCNMRLELERANERECEVLKKIWGSTQGIDSMRKYLKSKTDDF, encoded by the coding sequence ATGGCCTCCGAGGAGCTGTATGACGTTGAAAGGGTCATTGACAAGAGGcaaaacaagaaagggaagacagagtaTGTGGTTCAGTGGAAAGGCTATGGCAGGGAGGATGCCACATGGGAGCCAGAGCAGCACCTGGTGAACTGCGAGGAGTGCATCCACGACTTTAACCGGCAGCACACCGGGAAGCAGAAGGAGGGCACCCTCACTAGAGCCAAGCAGACCACCCCAAACAACGGCCAGAATCAGATCTCCAGATCCACCAACAGCAGCTTCTCCAAGGCCGCCCCCAAGGCCCTAGTGGTGGACAAGGAGCATGAGGCCAAGAGCACACCACTGTTTACCACCAGCCAGAATTTCCAGAAGAGCTCCACGCAGGGCCAGGCCACCTACAAGAACATGGACCTGGCCTGGTTGGGCAACAGGATTCTCGTGCCCAAGAGCCCCATAAAGAGTGGGACTGTGCTGGACAGCTTTCAGCACGAGAGCCCCGAGAATCCGGACCCCATGAAGCAGGGGCTGGAAGACACAGCGGCCCCAGAGGCGGCAGCCGAGAAGTGGATTGGGGACCTACTGAGCCCGGGGATGGAGCCGGTGATGATGGGGAGCCGGCCCTGGATACACCCATTGTTGCCACGGGCGTCGGGCCCCGTGAAGGCCACAATGGCCACACGGCTGGCCATGAAAGGGAATGGCACGTCCGCTTTGGTGGACGCACTTCCAGTCAACTGCACAAGTCCCCTGCAGACGTCAGTCATGGGCATGAAAGCTGGGAAGAAGAAGTTTATGAAGGACAGGCAAGACCAGCCCTTTAACAAGCAGCTGCGCTTCAGCGTGCGGCAGAGGGAGAGCGCCTACAGGTACCGGGACATTGTGGTCTGGAAGCAGGACggcttcacccacatcctgctGTCCACCAAGTCATCCGAGAACAACTCGCTGAACCCGGAGGTGATGAAGGAGCTGCAGAGAGCGCTGAGCATGGCCAACGCCGACGACAGCAAGCTGGTGTTGCTCAGCGCCGTGGGCAGTGTCTTCTGATGCGGCCTGGACTTCCTCTACTTCATCCGGCGCCTGCCAGATAACCGCAAGAGGGAGAGCGCCAGAATGGCTGAGGCCATCAGAAACTTCGTGAACACCTTCATCCAGTTCAAGAAGCCTATTGTCGTAGCTGTGAATGGCCTGGCAATTGGGCTAGGAGCATCCATCCTGCCTCTCTGTGATGTGGTCTGGGCCAAAGAAAAGGCATGGTTCCAGACGCCCTATACCACCTTCGGACAGAGTCCGGACAGCTGTTCCACCGTCATGTTCCCCAAGATTATGGGAGGAGCATCTGCCAACGAAATGCTGTTCAGAGGGCGGAAGCTAACAGCACAGGAGGCGTGCAGCAAAGGGCTGGTCTCCCAGGTGTTCTGGCCTGGGACCTTCACCCAGGAAGTCATGGTTCGCATCAAGGAGCTCGCCTCTTGCAACCGTGTCATGCTGGAAGAATCCAAGGCCCTTGTGCGCTGCAACatgaggctggagctggagcgGGCCAATGAGCGGGAGTGTGAGGTGCTCAAGAAGATATGGGGCTCCACGCAGGGCATCGACTCCATGCGCAAGTACCTGAAGAGCAAGACCGACGATTTCTGA